One genomic segment of Marinitoga piezophila KA3 includes these proteins:
- a CDS encoding M23 family metallopeptidase produces MKKFLVFTVILLSVLTVFSQRFLPPVKDSYLTSSFGEYRDTGDKPHFHLGIDFSSFSRIGYPVNAAADGYVCKLWVNHKVYGNTIFIYHPDYDLISVYAHLNSFKGLMAEIANSVVSEFGNTFAEIKFPDDEIRVSKGEEIGYSGKSGEAEVPHVHFEIREVKKSGNNEIEIVRDALEFVDYVEMRPRKLQAFEIRSNNRTYKLLDDQVTEVPFTTLPKLEVKVSEKVGDNTTIIPRKISLRVNDELVYEIEFDAIREDEMYSPNAIYGYGSNLFTYWIKLYSSSFITPIKVNRWNEIAFTLKDKNPAELILEDIWGSIKVYKLILVKEM; encoded by the coding sequence ATGAAAAAATTTTTAGTATTTACCGTAATTTTATTAAGTGTTTTAACGGTATTTTCTCAAAGGTTTTTACCGCCGGTTAAGGATTCATATCTTACATCTTCATTTGGAGAATATAGAGATACTGGAGATAAACCACATTTCCATCTGGGAATAGATTTTTCATCTTTTTCAAGAATTGGTTATCCTGTAAATGCCGCAGCTGATGGATATGTGTGCAAATTATGGGTAAATCATAAGGTTTATGGAAATACTATATTTATATATCATCCAGACTATGATTTAATAAGCGTATACGCCCATTTAAATTCTTTCAAAGGACTAATGGCAGAAATCGCAAATTCTGTGGTAAGCGAATTTGGAAATACATTTGCAGAAATAAAATTTCCTGATGATGAAATAAGGGTATCAAAAGGTGAAGAAATTGGATATTCTGGAAAAAGTGGTGAAGCTGAAGTTCCACATGTTCACTTTGAAATTAGAGAAGTTAAAAAATCGGGAAATAATGAAATAGAAATAGTAAGAGATGCACTTGAATTTGTTGATTATGTTGAAATGAGACCAAGAAAATTACAGGCATTTGAAATTAGATCAAATAATAGAACATATAAATTATTAGATGATCAGGTAACTGAAGTTCCATTTACCACTTTACCAAAACTCGAAGTAAAAGTTTCAGAAAAAGTTGGTGATAATACAACAATAATTCCAAGAAAGATTTCATTAAGGGTTAATGATGAATTAGTATATGAAATAGAATTCGATGCAATAAGAGAAGACGAAATGTATTCACCAAATGCTATTTATGGTTATGGTTCAAATTTATTTACGTATTGGATTAAATTATATTCTTCATCATTTATTACACCAATAAAGGTAAATAGATGGAATGAAATAGCCTTTACTTTAAAAGATAAAAATCCTGCAGAACTAATACTTGAAGATATCTGGGGAAGTATAAAGGTATATAAATTAATACTGGTAAAAGAAATGTAA
- the pdxS gene encoding pyridoxal 5'-phosphate synthase lyase subunit PdxS codes for MEKGTWVVKKGFAEMFKNGVIMDVTTAEQAKIAEEAGAVAVMALERVPADIRKAGGVARMASISKIKEIMEAVSIPVMAKVRIGHIAEARVLEALGVDFIDESEVLTPADDKYHINKHDYKVPFVCGARNLGEALRRIAEGAAMIRTKGEAGTGNIVEAVKHMRQVMDEIRLVQNMPEEELVTYAKQIGAPVDLVAEVKKLGRLPVVNFAAGGVATPADAALMMMLGSDGVFVGSGIFKSKDPKRMAKAIVEAVLHYDDPEKLVKISEDVGEAMEGLEIDKLDVHLQERGW; via the coding sequence ATGGAAAAAGGTACATGGGTTGTTAAAAAGGGTTTTGCTGAAATGTTCAAAAATGGAGTTATAATGGATGTTACAACTGCAGAACAGGCAAAGATTGCTGAAGAAGCTGGTGCAGTTGCAGTTATGGCTCTTGAAAGAGTTCCAGCAGATATTAGAAAAGCTGGTGGAGTTGCAAGAATGGCAAGTATTTCAAAGATAAAAGAAATCATGGAAGCAGTTTCTATTCCTGTAATGGCAAAGGTTAGAATTGGACATATTGCTGAAGCAAGAGTGTTGGAAGCTTTAGGTGTTGATTTTATAGATGAATCAGAAGTTTTAACTCCTGCTGATGATAAATATCATATAAATAAACACGATTACAAAGTTCCTTTTGTTTGTGGTGCAAGAAACCTTGGTGAAGCATTAAGAAGAATTGCAGAAGGTGCTGCAATGATTAGAACAAAAGGTGAAGCTGGAACAGGTAATATTGTTGAAGCAGTAAAACACATGAGACAGGTTATGGATGAAATAAGATTAGTTCAAAATATGCCAGAAGAAGAATTGGTAACATATGCAAAACAGATAGGAGCTCCTGTAGATTTAGTTGCAGAAGTTAAAAAATTAGGAAGATTACCTGTAGTTAACTTTGCAGCTGGTGGAGTAGCAACACCTGCTGATGCAGCATTAATGATGATGCTCGGTTCAGATGGTGTATTTGTTGGTTCAGGTATTTTCAAATCAAAAGATCCAAAGAGAATGGCAAAGGCTATAGTTGAAGCTGTATTGCATTATGACGATCCAGAAAAATTAGTAAAGATCAGTGAAGACGTTGGAGAAGCTATGGAAGGATTGGAAATTGATAAATTAGATGTACACTTACAGGAAAGAGGATGGTAA
- the rpsT gene encoding 30S ribosomal protein S20, which translates to MPNVKSAKKRVRQTAKRRLRNKSYKTRVKNSIKKVLAAVEAKKEREEVLELLNNAFSVIDKAAKKGVIHKNNAARKKARIHRKVKELLGEVQ; encoded by the coding sequence GTGCCAAACGTAAAATCAGCTAAAAAAAGAGTTAGACAAACAGCAAAAAGAAGATTAAGAAACAAATCATACAAAACAAGAGTTAAAAACTCAATTAAAAAAGTATTAGCAGCAGTAGAAGCTAAAAAAGAAAGAGAAGAAGTATTAGAATTATTAAACAATGCATTTTCTGTAATTGATAAAGCAGCTAAAAAAGGTGTTATTCACAAGAATAACGCTGCAAGAAAGAAAGCAAGAATCCACAGAAAAGTAAAAGAACTTCTTGGCGAAGTGCAATAA
- a CDS encoding DUF1292 domain-containing protein: MERLEFFTITGEDGNEYNFMFLEELKINNQRYWICYEAFKEEDSEDIVLGDTVAFKVNSEKGELFLDAVEDDEELELVEEEWKKVMEDVDIDENEEFFLIEDDDSKDNN; the protein is encoded by the coding sequence ATGGAAAGATTAGAATTTTTCACAATTACAGGCGAAGACGGAAATGAATATAATTTTATGTTTTTGGAAGAATTAAAGATTAATAATCAAAGGTATTGGATTTGTTATGAAGCTTTTAAGGAAGAAGATAGTGAAGATATAGTGTTAGGAGATACAGTTGCATTTAAGGTAAATTCAGAAAAGGGTGAATTGTTCTTAGATGCTGTTGAAGATGATGAAGAACTTGAATTAGTTGAAGAAGAATGGAAAAAGGTAATGGAAGATGTCGATATTGATGAAAATGAAGAATTTTTTTTGATAGAGGATGACGATTCAAAAGATAATAATTAA
- the metK gene encoding methionine adenosyltransferase, translating into MKKRLFTSESVTEGHPDKVADQISDAILDALLEKDPFSRVAVETLVTTGVAVIAGEISTKAYVDIPKIVRQTILDIGYTRAKFGFDGETSAVLVSIDEQSPDIAMGVDKALEVKEGKIKEEDPYEKLGAGDQGIMFGYATNETPEMMPLPIVLAHKLAYRLAEVRKNGTLKFLRPDGKTQVTVEYDENNKPIEVETVLISTQHEPDVTIEEIREALIEHVIKPIIPEHLLTKNTKILVNPTGRFVLGGPHADTGLTGRKIIVDTYGGWVPHGGGAFSGKDPTKVDRSAHYMARYVAKNIVAAGLADEVMIQLGYAIGVAEPVSILIDTKGTAKVDEEKLYEVVTTMFDFRPGAIIKNLDLLKPIYRKTAAYGHFGRTDVEFPWERTDKVNELKAAFGL; encoded by the coding sequence TTGAAAAAAAGACTTTTCACAAGCGAAAGTGTAACAGAAGGACATCCAGATAAAGTAGCAGACCAAATTTCCGACGCAATCTTAGATGCTTTATTGGAAAAAGACCCATTCTCAAGGGTTGCAGTTGAAACATTGGTGACAACAGGTGTTGCTGTAATAGCTGGAGAAATTTCAACAAAAGCTTATGTAGATATACCAAAAATCGTAAGACAGACAATATTAGACATTGGATATACAAGAGCAAAATTTGGTTTTGATGGAGAAACTTCAGCAGTTTTAGTGTCAATAGACGAACAATCACCTGATATTGCAATGGGTGTTGATAAAGCTTTAGAAGTAAAAGAAGGAAAAATCAAAGAAGAGGATCCTTACGAAAAGCTTGGCGCTGGTGACCAGGGTATTATGTTTGGTTACGCAACAAATGAAACACCTGAAATGATGCCTTTACCAATAGTTCTTGCTCACAAATTAGCATACAGACTTGCAGAAGTTAGAAAAAATGGCACATTAAAATTCTTAAGACCTGATGGAAAAACACAGGTTACTGTTGAATATGATGAAAACAATAAACCAATAGAAGTTGAAACAGTATTAATTTCCACTCAACACGAACCAGACGTAACAATTGAAGAAATTAGAGAAGCTTTAATTGAACACGTAATTAAACCAATAATTCCAGAACATTTATTAACAAAGAATACAAAAATATTGGTAAATCCAACAGGAAGATTTGTTCTTGGAGGGCCACACGCTGATACAGGATTAACAGGAAGAAAAATTATAGTTGATACATACGGTGGTTGGGTTCCACACGGTGGAGGAGCATTCAGTGGAAAGGATCCAACAAAGGTTGACAGATCAGCACACTACATGGCACGTTACGTTGCTAAGAACATAGTAGCTGCTGGATTAGCCGATGAAGTAATGATTCAATTAGGATATGCTATTGGTGTAGCTGAACCAGTATCAATATTAATTGATACAAAAGGTACAGCAAAGGTTGACGAAGAAAAATTATATGAAGTAGTAACAACAATGTTTGATTTCAGACCTGGTGCAATAATTAAAAACTTAGACCTATTAAAACCTATTTACAGAAAAACAGCAGCATATGGACATTTTGGAAGAACAGATGTTGAATTCCCATGGGAAAGAACAGATAAGGTTAATGAATTAAAAGCTGCATTTGGATTATAA
- a CDS encoding SDH family Clp fold serine proteinase yields the protein MTTGLGSLLWLIFMFYILLGPQFKFAQLIASRKGLLSSLSKKRNSTVITLIHRQESMGFLGMPFYKFINIEDSEEILRAIRKAPKDKPIDLIIHTPGGLVLAATQIAKALHDHPAETRVIVPHYAMSGGTLISLSADKIIMDPHAVLGPVDPQLGQNPAPSIVRAVEQKGVDKVDDQTLILADVAKKSIHQVQKFIYELLKDRFGEEKAKKLSETLTEGRWTHDYPITVEEAKELGLNVETDVPDEVYMLMDLYTQPVRQRGTVEFVSFTDKK from the coding sequence GTGACAACAGGTTTAGGTTCTTTATTGTGGCTCATATTTATGTTCTATATTTTACTCGGGCCACAGTTTAAATTTGCACAGTTAATTGCTTCAAGGAAAGGTCTTTTGTCCTCGTTATCTAAAAAGAGGAATTCAACAGTTATTACTCTTATACACAGACAGGAAAGTATGGGATTTTTAGGAATGCCATTCTATAAATTCATTAATATAGAAGATAGCGAAGAAATATTAAGAGCTATAAGAAAAGCACCTAAAGATAAGCCTATAGATTTAATTATACACACACCAGGAGGCCTTGTATTAGCTGCTACACAAATTGCCAAGGCTTTACACGATCATCCAGCAGAAACACGGGTAATTGTTCCTCATTATGCAATGAGCGGCGGAACATTAATCTCATTATCAGCAGACAAAATAATAATGGATCCCCATGCCGTTTTAGGTCCTGTTGATCCACAATTAGGCCAAAATCCCGCTCCAAGTATCGTTAGAGCAGTTGAACAAAAAGGTGTGGATAAAGTCGATGATCAAACATTAATACTTGCAGACGTTGCAAAAAAATCCATTCATCAGGTTCAGAAATTTATATATGAATTATTAAAGGACAGATTCGGAGAAGAAAAAGCTAAAAAATTATCAGAAACCTTAACAGAAGGAAGATGGACTCATGATTACCCAATAACAGTTGAAGAAGCAAAAGAATTGGGATTAAATGTAGAAACAGATGTTCCAGATGAAGTTTATATGTTAATGGATTTATATACACAACCTGTAAGACAAAGAGGAACTGTTGAATTCGTGTCATTTACCGACAAAAAATAA
- the hflX gene encoding GTPase HflX has protein sequence MRIKKGVLVLINSKNLREDVEEIIELSKNINIEIVEYIHQNLNKPDPLTFIGKGKFEDLKELIAFVDAEVLVINSELSPRQYIHISKELNIEVYDRTDVILKIFSEHAETQESKLQIKLATLKHILPRIYGLGSEMSRTGGGIGTRGPGEQEKEYKKRTIKNEISKIQNKLKKIKSQRELTRKNKKDIIKVSIVGYASAGKSTLLKELSHENKIKISEKMFSTLSPKSRRVMLPSGLFVILSDTVGFIRNLPHELIEAFKSTLEEIKYSDLIIHLVDISSQNIEERISTAYDVLENIKALDIPRILVFNKIDKINDEQLSILKNIYKNAIFISCKTGENIENLKKAIQDKLIEEEIIKTFEIEEEYKNVQNWFKKRGKIGIEEIAFNNTDIKLKIYARNGGAL, from the coding sequence ATGAGAATTAAGAAAGGTGTATTAGTTCTCATAAACAGCAAAAACTTAAGAGAAGATGTTGAGGAGATAATAGAATTATCCAAAAATATAAATATAGAAATCGTTGAATACATACATCAAAATTTAAATAAACCAGACCCTCTCACTTTTATTGGAAAAGGAAAGTTTGAAGATTTGAAAGAACTTATTGCGTTTGTTGATGCAGAAGTGCTCGTTATAAATTCTGAATTATCTCCGAGACAATATATTCATATTTCAAAAGAGCTTAATATTGAAGTATACGATAGAACAGATGTAATATTAAAGATTTTTTCGGAGCATGCCGAAACTCAGGAAAGCAAGTTACAAATAAAACTTGCTACTCTCAAGCACATACTTCCAAGGATATATGGTCTTGGAAGCGAAATGTCCAGAACCGGCGGGGGTATTGGAACAAGAGGTCCAGGTGAACAGGAAAAAGAATACAAAAAAAGAACCATAAAAAATGAAATATCTAAAATTCAAAATAAACTAAAAAAGATTAAATCCCAAAGAGAACTTACAAGAAAAAACAAAAAAGACATAATAAAAGTTTCCATTGTGGGATACGCAAGTGCTGGAAAATCAACTTTATTAAAAGAATTAAGCCATGAAAACAAGATAAAAATTTCTGAAAAAATGTTTTCAACTCTGTCTCCAAAGTCCAGGAGAGTAATGCTTCCTTCTGGACTCTTTGTTATATTATCTGACACGGTAGGATTTATTAGAAATCTTCCTCATGAATTAATAGAAGCATTTAAATCCACGCTGGAAGAAATAAAATATTCCGATCTAATCATACATCTCGTAGATATTTCATCTCAAAATATTGAAGAAAGAATAAGTACCGCATATGATGTTTTAGAGAATATTAAAGCTTTAGATATTCCACGTATACTGGTTTTTAATAAAATAGATAAAATTAATGATGAACAACTTTCAATTTTAAAAAACATATATAAAAACGCTATTTTCATTTCATGTAAAACCGGCGAGAACATTGAAAATTTAAAAAAAGCTATACAGGATAAATTAATTGAAGAAGAGATAATAAAAACTTTTGAAATTGAAGAAGAATATAAAAATGTTCAAAATTGGTTTAAAAAACGTGGTAAAATTGGTATAGAGGAAATTGCATTCAATAATACAGATATAAAATTAAAGATATATGCGCGCAATGGAGGTGCTTTATGA
- the pdxT gene encoding pyridoxal 5'-phosphate synthase glutaminase subunit PdxT — MKIGVLAVQGDIREHANMIEKIGHTPIRVKSIEKLNEVEGLIIPGGESTTITKLLKKTGLWDEIIKKAKEGFPIFGTCAGMIVLSNGIKKYEKQDTMKLIDIIVERNAYGRQVFSFEEILKFRGNDIKVTFIRAPKIVEYGENVEKLIEYKDAPVLVRQNNILAASFHPEIEDDPSVHEYFVEEMVKKSK, encoded by the coding sequence GTGAAAATAGGTGTATTGGCAGTTCAGGGAGATATCCGTGAACATGCAAATATGATTGAAAAGATAGGTCATACACCTATAAGAGTTAAGTCAATAGAAAAATTAAATGAAGTAGAAGGGCTTATTATTCCTGGCGGTGAAAGTACCACTATCACAAAGTTACTCAAGAAAACAGGATTATGGGATGAAATTATAAAGAAAGCAAAAGAAGGATTTCCTATTTTTGGCACATGCGCCGGGATGATAGTGCTTTCAAATGGAATAAAAAAGTATGAAAAACAGGATACAATGAAGCTTATTGATATAATTGTTGAAAGAAATGCTTACGGAAGACAGGTATTTTCATTTGAAGAAATATTAAAATTTAGAGGTAATGATATAAAGGTAACATTTATAAGAGCACCAAAAATTGTTGAATACGGTGAAAATGTTGAAAAATTAATAGAATATAAAGATGCACCTGTACTTGTAAGGCAAAATAATATCTTAGCAGCTTCATTTCACCCTGAAATAGAAGATGATCCATCTGTTCATGAATACTTTGTGGAAGAGATGGTTAAAAAGTCAAAATAA
- a CDS encoding nicotinate phosphoribosyltransferase gives MSKRLHPKVFKVPIDRIRMGYYSDKYFTRYVEVLKKDNKHVNVLYQYFPRKDCVVVGIDEALAILRFGTGYYRDEEKANELFNSILELEKALQNAAHKMDKEELLEITSKKWDLRMMLNDLWVDKWNEIEVKALFDGDEAKDMEPVLTIEGDPSYFGYLETILLGVLARATSTATAVKKVVDVANGKPILFFSARFDHFWVQATDGYAALKAGAFGVSTDANADYWGIESLGTIPHALIASYDGDTTAAAIAFDKHIEGNVNRIVLVDWDNDVIGTTMKLVSRFYEYVTGEKFILGKTDPSVIIGPGKNKIWGVRFDTSGSLRDKSVIPKDKSSLGVNPELVWRARQVFDENGLKDLKILVSGGFDAEKIKLFETLDVPVDSYGVGSKLLKEKIDFTADIVEVNGKHCAKVGRKKGDLSRLSVVSKKYWEE, from the coding sequence ATGTCAAAACGCTTACATCCAAAAGTTTTTAAAGTCCCTATTGACAGGATTAGAATGGGTTATTATTCGGATAAGTATTTTACAAGATATGTTGAGGTGTTAAAAAAAGACAATAAGCATGTTAACGTGCTTTATCAGTATTTTCCCAGAAAGGATTGTGTTGTTGTAGGAATTGATGAAGCACTTGCTATTTTAAGATTTGGAACTGGTTATTATAGGGATGAAGAAAAAGCTAATGAATTGTTTAACAGTATTTTAGAATTGGAGAAAGCTTTACAAAATGCAGCTCATAAGATGGATAAAGAGGAATTGCTTGAAATAACGTCAAAAAAATGGGATTTAAGGATGATGTTAAATGATTTATGGGTTGATAAATGGAATGAAATAGAAGTTAAAGCACTATTTGATGGTGACGAAGCAAAGGATATGGAACCGGTTTTGACTATTGAAGGAGATCCGTCATATTTTGGATATCTTGAAACAATTTTATTGGGAGTATTGGCAAGGGCTACCTCAACTGCCACTGCTGTTAAAAAGGTTGTAGATGTTGCCAATGGAAAGCCTATATTATTTTTTAGTGCAAGATTTGACCATTTCTGGGTACAGGCAACCGATGGTTATGCGGCGTTAAAAGCAGGTGCTTTTGGTGTATCAACAGACGCTAATGCAGATTATTGGGGAATAGAATCATTGGGTACAATTCCGCACGCATTAATTGCTTCATATGATGGTGATACAACAGCAGCTGCAATAGCCTTTGATAAACATATTGAAGGAAATGTAAATAGAATAGTTCTTGTAGATTGGGATAATGATGTAATTGGAACGACGATGAAGCTTGTATCAAGGTTTTATGAATATGTAACAGGTGAAAAATTTATTCTAGGTAAAACAGATCCTTCTGTTATAATAGGACCGGGAAAAAACAAAATATGGGGTGTGCGTTTTGATACATCTGGAAGTTTAAGGGATAAGAGCGTTATTCCAAAGGACAAATCTTCTCTTGGGGTTAATCCTGAGCTCGTATGGCGTGCAAGACAGGTTTTTGATGAAAATGGTTTAAAGGATTTAAAGATTTTAGTTTCAGGCGGTTTTGATGCTGAGAAAATAAAATTATTTGAAACTTTAGATGTACCCGTTGATAGCTATGGTGTGGGTTCAAAATTGTTAAAAGAAAAGATAGATTTTACTGCAGATATTGTTGAAGTAAATGGAAAACATTGTGCCAAGGTGGGAAGAAAAAAAGGAGATTTATCAAGATTATCAGTGGTTTCAAAAAAATATTGGGAAGAATAA
- a CDS encoding methylated-DNA--[protein]-cysteine S-methyltransferase: MEIFVITTEAGSIKGFVKNNKIIEIKFYNDYLEEYYDNHTALFYKTIKKYFKGYDVLDELPYEKYFKTVFEERVMKTLKNKVLFGHVVSYGELAVMAGYPRAARAVGTVMAHNNLPLIFPCHRVIKSDGRIGNFGPGQHWKEFLLKIEKYIV, translated from the coding sequence ATGGAGATTTTTGTAATTACAACCGAAGCTGGAAGTATTAAAGGATTTGTGAAAAATAATAAGATTATAGAAATAAAATTTTATAATGATTATCTTGAAGAATATTATGATAATCATACGGCTTTGTTTTATAAAACTATAAAAAAGTATTTTAAAGGATACGATGTTCTTGATGAATTGCCTTATGAAAAGTATTTTAAAACTGTTTTTGAGGAAAGAGTAATGAAGACTTTAAAAAATAAAGTATTATTTGGACATGTTGTATCTTATGGAGAGCTAGCAGTTATGGCAGGGTATCCGCGCGCAGCAAGAGCTGTTGGAACTGTTATGGCACATAATAATCTTCCATTGATATTTCCGTGTCATAGGGTTATTAAAAGCGATGGAAGGATTGGAAATTTTGGACCCGGGCAACACTGGAAAGAGTTTTTGTTAAAAATTGAAAAATATATTGTGTAA
- a CDS encoding metallophosphoesterase family protein produces MIWAISDIHGMYDNLIKVLNQIPENDKIIFLGDYVDRGPGSRQVLDLLFKLKNRAVFLKGNHEDMMLDYFENTGKYKEGAWFRNGAQATLDSFNNDIEEKYLDFIRNLKLYHIEKIGTQKYLFVHGGIRPGISLSDQAERDLLWIRDDFYMSDQPYEDYIVIHGHTPTKYITGEYEVYFRKLDDKILSIDIDTGCVYGGKLSALGISNDNKYDIISI; encoded by the coding sequence ATGATATGGGCAATATCTGATATTCATGGAATGTATGATAATTTGATAAAGGTTTTAAATCAAATACCGGAAAATGATAAAATAATATTTCTTGGAGATTATGTGGATCGAGGGCCTGGTTCAAGACAGGTCCTTGATCTTTTATTTAAATTAAAAAATAGAGCGGTGTTTTTAAAAGGAAATCATGAAGATATGATGCTTGATTATTTTGAAAATACGGGTAAATATAAAGAGGGTGCATGGTTTAGAAATGGTGCCCAGGCAACACTTGATAGTTTTAATAATGATATTGAAGAAAAATATCTTGATTTTATTAGAAATTTAAAGCTTTATCATATTGAAAAAATTGGAACTCAAAAATATTTGTTTGTACATGGAGGTATTAGACCAGGAATTTCTCTTTCTGATCAAGCGGAGCGTGATTTGTTGTGGATAAGAGATGATTTTTATATGAGTGATCAGCCTTATGAAGATTACATTGTTATACATGGTCATACACCAACAAAATATATTACCGGTGAATACGAGGTATATTTTAGAAAGTTAGATGATAAAATTCTCAGCATAGATATAGATACCGGTTGTGTATATGGCGGTAAGTTATCGGCTCTTGGTATATCAAATGATAATAAGTATGATATAATATCAATATAG
- a CDS encoding bifunctional 5,10-methylenetetrahydrofolate dehydrogenase/5,10-methenyltetrahydrofolate cyclohydrolase — MENAAKLFDIKFILDRFDKPIFNKNLELLEKNNIHPKLVCILTSDDPGSVSYSRGIKGICKRYNIEFESVVVHSREELEEKIEYYNKDVQTHGIIVMYPTPFEVKDTHFMNMISPEKDIEGLHHSYMGYLVQHEGYEDPKHLRKLVIPPTAKGILYVLKRYRLIFENIKRKTGNYPDNFDRNPFSLEGKKIVVINDSLAVGRSLALMLLNENASVRVCQKYTDYEDILKFVSISDIIVSAVPSSKFIIPTEKVPQNSIVFDISFEGNFEYPSIFDKVYKISPKWNLVKKGNRINDMTLHRLISNMFYLVNRKLPDNDLLELRKFEDNILSL, encoded by the coding sequence ATGGAAAATGCGGCGAAACTATTTGATATAAAGTTTATTCTGGATCGTTTTGATAAGCCTATTTTTAATAAAAATCTTGAATTGTTAGAGAAGAATAATATACATCCAAAATTGGTATGTATTCTAACTTCTGATGATCCTGGAAGTGTTTCTTATTCCAGGGGTATTAAGGGTATATGTAAAAGATATAATATAGAATTTGAAAGCGTTGTGGTACACAGCAGAGAAGAGCTGGAAGAAAAGATAGAATACTATAATAAAGATGTTCAAACACATGGTATTATTGTTATGTACCCTACACCCTTTGAGGTTAAAGATACGCATTTTATGAATATGATTTCCCCTGAAAAGGATATAGAAGGGCTGCATCATTCATATATGGGATATCTTGTTCAACATGAAGGTTATGAAGATCCAAAGCATTTAAGAAAATTAGTAATACCACCAACAGCAAAAGGAATATTATATGTATTAAAACGATATAGATTAATATTTGAGAATATAAAAAGAAAAACAGGAAATTATCCAGATAATTTTGATAGAAATCCATTTTCTTTAGAAGGCAAAAAAATAGTTGTAATTAATGATTCACTTGCTGTTGGAAGATCCCTGGCTTTAATGTTGTTAAATGAAAATGCCAGTGTAAGGGTTTGTCAGAAATATACAGATTATGAGGATATTTTAAAGTTTGTTTCTATTTCAGATATAATAGTTTCTGCAGTTCCATCGTCAAAATTTATTATTCCAACAGAAAAGGTGCCTCAAAATTCTATAGTATTTGATATTTCTTTTGAAGGAAATTTTGAGTATCCTTCTATATTTGATAAAGTATATAAGATTTCACCTAAATGGAATCTTGTTAAAAAAGGAAATCGTATTAATGATATGACATTGCACAGGCTTATTTCAAATATGTTTTATCTTGTAAATAGGAAACTTCCAGATAATGATTTATTGGAATTAAGAAAATTTGAAGATAATATACTTAGTCTATAA